One part of the Haemophilus parainfluenzae genome encodes these proteins:
- a CDS encoding SIMPL domain-containing protein (The SIMPL domain is named for its presence in mouse protein SIMPL (signalling molecule that associates with mouse pelle-like kinase). Bacterial member BP26, from Brucella, was shown to assemble into a channel-like structure, while YggE from E. coli has been associated with resistance to oxidative stress.), protein MNSKKSYLAIFGIILAVGLMASAFILGNQFKNLRQTGSISVKGLAESHYTSTQGTWVIRVSGWGSTYNDAMAANQKNLNEAVRFLKAQGFADENREITELDVSTHTDYYENEKGETKSRDNGFDASRAIRISTKELTMLQKALTNIHQLVANNQDISFDDPNYYLENLEQIKRELISKAT, encoded by the coding sequence ATGAACAGCAAAAAATCTTATCTCGCTATTTTTGGCATCATTCTTGCAGTTGGATTGATGGCATCAGCGTTTATCTTAGGTAATCAATTTAAAAATTTACGCCAGACCGGCTCTATTTCAGTTAAAGGCTTGGCCGAAAGTCATTACACCTCAACACAAGGAACATGGGTTATTCGTGTAAGCGGTTGGGGTTCAACATATAATGATGCAATGGCAGCGAATCAGAAAAACTTGAATGAAGCCGTTCGTTTCCTTAAAGCTCAAGGTTTCGCTGATGAAAATCGAGAAATCACAGAATTAGATGTTTCTACTCATACTGACTATTATGAAAATGAAAAAGGTGAAACCAAAAGTAGAGATAATGGCTTTGATGCTTCAAGAGCAATCAGAATTTCAACCAAAGAACTGACTATGTTACAAAAAGCGCTCACCAATATTCACCAATTGGTTGCCAACAACCAAGACATTAGCTTTGATGATCCTAATTATTACTTAGAAAATCTTGAACAAATTAAGCGTGAATTAATTTCAAAAGCCACGTAA
- the odhB gene encoding 2-oxoglutarate dehydrogenase complex dihydrolipoyllysine-residue succinyltransferase produces the protein MTIEILVPDLPESVADATVATWHKKVGEAVKRDEVLVEIETDKVVLEVPALNDGVVAEILQEEGATVVSKQLLGKLSTQQAGDISTETVKDNEPTPADRQRAAIENSHNNSADQGPAIRRLLAEHDLDAEKIQGSGVGGRITREDIVREVAKRDAQKAKQDVATEQNTISTVAYSSRSEKRVPMTRLRKRIAERLLEAKNTTAMLTTFNEVDMQPIMKLRKTYGEKFEKQHGVRLGFMSFYIKAVVEALKRYPEVNASIDGDDIVYHNYFDISIAVSTPRGLVTPVLRNCDKLSMANIEKQIKALAEKGRDGKLTVEDLTGGNFTITNGGVFGSLMSTPIINPPQSAILGMHAIKERPVAVDGQVVIRPMMYLALSYDHRLIDGRESVGFLVAIRDLLEDPTRLLLEI, from the coding sequence ATGACAATCGAAATTCTTGTTCCAGATTTACCGGAATCCGTTGCGGATGCAACTGTTGCAACATGGCATAAAAAAGTTGGTGAAGCAGTAAAACGTGACGAAGTATTAGTGGAAATCGAAACAGATAAAGTGGTACTTGAAGTGCCCGCATTAAACGATGGCGTAGTGGCTGAAATTCTTCAAGAAGAAGGTGCAACGGTAGTAAGTAAACAGCTTTTAGGTAAACTTTCAACCCAACAAGCGGGCGATATTTCAACTGAAACAGTGAAAGACAATGAGCCAACACCAGCCGATCGTCAAAGAGCCGCCATTGAAAATAGCCATAACAATTCAGCGGATCAAGGTCCAGCTATTCGTCGTTTATTAGCTGAACACGATTTAGATGCAGAGAAAATTCAAGGCTCAGGTGTGGGTGGTCGTATTACCCGTGAAGATATTGTGCGTGAAGTGGCAAAACGTGATGCTCAAAAAGCGAAACAAGATGTGGCGACAGAGCAGAATACTATTAGCACCGTGGCATATAGCTCTCGTTCAGAAAAACGCGTACCGATGACTCGCTTACGTAAACGTATTGCGGAACGTTTATTAGAAGCGAAAAATACCACCGCAATGCTCACCACATTCAATGAAGTGGATATGCAGCCGATTATGAAATTACGTAAAACATACGGCGAGAAATTTGAGAAACAACATGGTGTCCGTTTAGGCTTTATGTCTTTCTACATTAAAGCTGTAGTTGAAGCATTAAAACGTTATCCTGAAGTGAATGCTTCAATTGACGGTGATGACATTGTGTATCATAACTATTTTGATATTAGCATTGCTGTTTCAACGCCGCGTGGTTTAGTAACACCTGTATTACGCAACTGCGATAAACTCAGCATGGCGAATATTGAAAAACAAATTAAAGCACTAGCAGAAAAAGGCCGTGATGGTAAATTAACGGTTGAAGATTTAACAGGCGGTAACTTCACCATTACCAATGGTGGTGTATTTGGTTCTTTAATGTCTACACCAATTATCAATCCACCACAAAGTGCAATTTTAGGTATGCATGCCATCAAAGAACGTCCGGTTGCGGTAGATGGTCAAGTCGTGATTCGCCCAATGATGTATTTGGCATTATCTTATGACCACCGTTTAATTGATGGTCGTGAATCCGTCGGCTTCTTAGTGGCGATTAGAGACTTATTAGAAGATCCAACTCGTTTATTATTAGAAATCTAA
- the sucA gene encoding 2-oxoglutarate dehydrogenase E1 component: MQHYSAFDEWLASTALGGSNQSYIEELYERYLEDPSSVDESWRATFDALPKTTAVEQPHSPVRDYFRRLARENTTEAVTVIDPEASAKLVKVLQFINAYRFRGHLEAKLDPINYYRWKVSTVPELDYRYHGFTEQDLNETFNINHYVYHRDNIKLGDLAEMLKETYCSSIGLEFMHVQDMEQKSWLQSKLESQLNKPLFTKEEKINLLSELTAADGLERYLGAKFPGAKRFSLEGSDAFIPLMKEIIRHASKQGVKDVMFGMAHRGRLNMLVNVLGKKPEDLFDEFAGKHSSERTGDVKYHQGFSSDFAVGDRRVHLTLAFNPSHLEIVSPVVIGAVRSRQTKKNDTERNQVLAVTVHGDSAVAGQGVVQETLNMSNARGYTVGGTIRIVINNQIGFTTSNPNDTRSTEYCTDIAKMIQAPIIHVNGDDPEAVAFAARMAVEYRNLFKRDIFIDLISYRRHGHNEADEPLATQPMMYSIIKKHPTPRKVYADRLIAEGVMTEEEAIEMMNLYRDALDNGDRVVKEWREMDTAQMDWLQYLNYDWTSPYESKFPQERFQTLAERVSEYPETLRAHPRVEKIYADRREMAKGEKLLDWGMAETMAYATLLDEGANVRLSGEDAGRGTFFHRHAVVHNQNDGTGYVPLTHLHANQGRFEVWDSVLSEEAVLAFEYGYATTDPKTLTIWEAQFGDFANGAQIVIDQFISSGEQKWGRMCGLVMLLPHGYEGQGPEHSSARLERYLQLCAEQNMQVCIPSTPAQVYHMLRRQAIRKMRRPLIGISPKSLLRHPLAVSSLDELVNGTFQTVIGEIDNIDPKQVKRVVLCSGKVYYDLLEQRRANNQTDVAIIRIEQLYPYPHEDVKKALEPYAHVTDYVWCQEEPLNQGAWYCSKHNFDSSLPEHVKLKYAGRPASASPAVGYMSLHTKQQKQLVEDALTL; the protein is encoded by the coding sequence ATGCAGCATTACAGTGCCTTTGATGAGTGGTTGGCTTCAACCGCTTTAGGTGGTTCTAATCAATCGTATATTGAGGAGTTATACGAACGTTATTTAGAAGATCCATCTTCAGTCGATGAAAGCTGGCGTGCCACATTTGATGCATTGCCGAAAACAACCGCAGTAGAGCAACCACATTCACCAGTCCGTGATTATTTCCGTCGTTTAGCAAGAGAAAATACAACAGAAGCCGTGACGGTTATTGATCCAGAAGCCAGTGCAAAATTAGTCAAAGTTCTTCAATTTATCAATGCTTATCGCTTCCGTGGCCATTTAGAAGCGAAACTAGACCCAATCAATTATTATCGCTGGAAAGTCTCCACCGTACCTGAGTTGGATTACCGTTATCACGGTTTTACCGAACAGGATCTCAATGAAACCTTCAATATTAATCACTATGTCTATCATCGCGATAACATCAAATTAGGTGATTTAGCTGAAATGCTAAAAGAGACCTATTGTAGCTCAATTGGCCTTGAGTTTATGCATGTTCAGGATATGGAGCAAAAAAGTTGGCTACAAAGCAAATTAGAGAGCCAATTAAATAAACCGCTCTTTACCAAAGAAGAAAAAATTAATTTATTAAGTGAATTGACCGCTGCAGATGGTTTAGAGCGTTATCTTGGTGCGAAATTCCCGGGGGCAAAACGTTTCTCTTTAGAGGGAAGTGATGCCTTTATTCCATTGATGAAAGAAATTATTCGCCATGCGAGCAAACAAGGCGTAAAAGATGTGATGTTTGGTATGGCACACCGTGGTCGTTTAAACATGTTAGTAAATGTGCTCGGTAAGAAACCCGAAGATCTTTTTGACGAGTTTGCGGGTAAACATTCAAGCGAGCGTACAGGTGACGTGAAATACCACCAAGGTTTCTCTTCTGATTTCGCAGTCGGTGATCGTCGTGTTCATTTAACCCTTGCATTTAACCCTTCACATTTAGAAATTGTTAGCCCAGTAGTTATTGGTGCGGTGCGTTCTCGTCAAACGAAAAAGAACGATACAGAGCGTAATCAAGTATTAGCGGTTACTGTTCATGGGGATTCTGCGGTAGCGGGACAAGGTGTGGTACAAGAAACCTTGAATATGTCTAATGCACGTGGTTATACCGTTGGTGGCACAATCCGTATTGTGATCAATAACCAAATTGGTTTCACCACCTCTAACCCAAATGACACCCGTTCAACAGAATATTGTACTGATATCGCGAAAATGATTCAGGCTCCGATTATTCATGTAAACGGTGATGATCCTGAAGCGGTCGCTTTTGCTGCGAGAATGGCGGTGGAATATCGCAATTTATTCAAACGCGATATTTTCATTGATCTGATTTCTTATCGTCGTCATGGTCATAATGAGGCGGATGAACCATTAGCCACTCAACCAATGATGTATAGCATCATTAAAAAACATCCAACGCCACGTAAAGTCTATGCGGATCGTTTAATTGCTGAAGGGGTGATGACTGAAGAAGAAGCCATTGAAATGATGAATCTCTATCGTGATGCCTTAGATAATGGCGATCGCGTAGTGAAAGAATGGCGAGAAATGGATACTGCTCAAATGGATTGGTTGCAATATCTCAACTATGACTGGACATCCCCTTACGAAAGTAAATTCCCACAAGAACGTTTCCAAACTTTAGCGGAGCGTGTTAGTGAATATCCAGAAACCTTGCGAGCTCATCCTCGTGTCGAAAAAATCTATGCTGATCGCCGTGAAATGGCAAAAGGCGAGAAATTGCTCGATTGGGGTATGGCGGAAACTATGGCATACGCAACCTTATTAGATGAAGGTGCTAATGTTCGTTTATCGGGTGAAGATGCGGGACGTGGTACGTTCTTCCATCGTCATGCGGTTGTGCACAATCAAAATGATGGTACAGGCTATGTGCCATTAACGCATTTACATGCCAACCAAGGTCGTTTTGAGGTGTGGGATTCAGTATTATCCGAAGAAGCCGTATTGGCTTTTGAATATGGTTATGCAACGACAGATCCAAAAACATTAACCATTTGGGAAGCACAGTTTGGTGACTTCGCAAACGGCGCACAAATCGTGATTGACCAATTTATTAGTTCTGGTGAACAAAAATGGGGCAGAATGTGTGGCTTAGTAATGCTATTACCACATGGTTATGAAGGCCAAGGTCCAGAGCACTCATCTGCTCGTTTAGAACGTTATTTACAACTTTGTGCTGAACAGAATATGCAAGTGTGTATCCCATCTACACCAGCACAGGTTTACCACATGTTACGTCGTCAAGCGATCCGTAAAATGCGTCGTCCATTAATTGGTATTTCACCAAAATCTTTATTACGTCATCCACTTGCCGTGTCAAGTTTAGATGAATTAGTAAATGGCACATTCCAAACAGTCATTGGTGAAATTGATAACATCGATCCGAAACAAGTTAAACGCGTAGTCCTATGCTCAGGTAAAGTGTATTACGATCTCTTGGAACAACGTCGAGCGAATAACCAAACAGATGTGGCGATTATTCGAATTGAACAGCTTTACCCATATCCACATGAAGATGTGAAGAAAGCATTAGAGCCTTATGCTCATGTGACGGATTATGTATGGTGTCAAGAAGAGCCATTAAACCAAGGCGCTTGGTATTGTAGTAAGCATAACTTTGATAGCTCGCTTCCAGAGCATGTGAAGTTAAAATATGCAGGTCGTCCTGCCTCTGCTTCACCAGCGGTAGGTTACATGTCTTTACACACCAAACAGCAAAAACAATTGGTAGAAGACGCGCTGACACTGTAA
- a CDS encoding helix-hairpin-helix domain-containing protein, which produces MKSLKSLFTLTSLALAISGSALATNTSVLPTKESVVTNSKSMVESTKADVKNAANDKLKSMTDSASSTKSTALDKVNAAKEKATSAKDAVKEKASALKEKATENNQPSMKDKATEKLNSVKDNAKEKASDAKTKSADKVKEVKEKATSTKDSAKEKVASSAKVNINKADAETLQKLSGIGEKKAQAIIDYRNKVGKIKSAAELSNIDGIGEATIEKITPFLSF; this is translated from the coding sequence ATGAAATCTTTAAAATCACTTTTCACATTAACATCACTTGCATTAGCCATATCTGGTTCTGCATTGGCAACGAATACATCTGTATTACCAACAAAAGAATCAGTCGTCACTAATTCAAAATCAATGGTTGAAAGTACAAAAGCTGACGTGAAAAATGCGGCAAATGATAAGCTTAAATCAATGACTGATAGTGCGAGTTCAACGAAATCAACTGCATTAGATAAAGTTAATGCAGCTAAAGAAAAGGCAACTTCTGCAAAAGATGCAGTAAAAGAGAAAGCATCTGCTTTAAAAGAAAAAGCGACAGAGAATAATCAACCGTCCATGAAAGACAAAGCCACTGAAAAATTAAATTCAGTGAAAGATAATGCGAAAGAAAAAGCGTCTGACGCAAAAACAAAATCGGCAGATAAAGTAAAAGAAGTGAAAGAAAAAGCGACTTCAACAAAAGACTCAGCTAAAGAGAAAGTGGCTTCTTCTGCTAAAGTAAATATCAATAAAGCAGATGCGGAAACTCTACAAAAACTTTCAGGTATCGGTGAGAAAAAAGCACAAGCGATTATTGATTACCGTAACAAAGTGGGCAAAATCAAAAGTGCTGCCGAGCTTTCAAATATTGATGGTATAGGTGAAGCTACAATTGAAAAAATCACCCCATTCTTAAGTTTCTAA
- a CDS encoding Bax inhibitor-1/YccA family protein, protein MQSRIVVNSQDESLLSTHKVLRNTYFLLGLTMAFSAVVAYISMSLNLPYPNLIMLLVGFYGLLFVTNRLANSAWGILAAFAFTGFMGYTIGPILNMYVARGMEDLIMLAFAGTAIVFFACSAYVLTTKKDMSFLSTAIFSLFIVLLLGIVASFFFQIPALAVGISALFVVFSTMTILYETSNIIHGGETNYIRATVNIYVSIYNLFISLLRLLSIFSSDD, encoded by the coding sequence ATGCAATCTCGCATTGTGGTTAATTCACAGGATGAATCACTACTTAGCACACATAAAGTGCTACGTAATACCTATTTCTTATTGGGATTAACGATGGCATTTTCGGCGGTTGTTGCTTATATTTCGATGAGCTTAAACTTGCCTTATCCAAATCTTATTATGTTACTTGTAGGTTTTTATGGTTTACTTTTTGTCACAAATCGTTTAGCAAATAGTGCATGGGGAATCTTGGCTGCATTCGCGTTTACTGGTTTTATGGGCTATACCATTGGGCCAATTTTAAACATGTATGTGGCGAGAGGAATGGAAGATTTAATTATGCTTGCATTCGCAGGTACAGCAATCGTCTTCTTTGCGTGTTCAGCTTATGTGCTTACTACGAAGAAAGATATGTCTTTCCTTTCTACCGCAATTTTCTCATTATTTATCGTGTTATTGTTAGGGATTGTGGCAAGCTTCTTCTTCCAAATTCCGGCACTAGCGGTAGGGATCAGTGCATTGTTTGTGGTGTTCTCAACAATGACAATCCTTTATGAAACCAGCAATATTATTCACGGTGGCGAAACAAACTACATTCGTGCAACTGTGAATATTTATGTGTCAATTTACAACTTATTCATTAGCTTATTAAGATTACTTTCTATCTTCTCAAGCGATGATTAG